The Chitinophagales bacterium genome has a window encoding:
- a CDS encoding rhodanese-like domain-containing protein has product MSIKEIIKQEGTVIIDVRSPMEFSGGSVADSINIPLQELPGRISELKQQTGNIVLCCASGGRSGIATQLLQGQGFSNVYNGGGWTDVNYWKNN; this is encoded by the coding sequence ATGAGCATTAAAGAAATCATCAAGCAGGAAGGTACTGTTATTATCGACGTACGCTCTCCTATGGAGTTCAGTGGTGGTAGTGTGGCTGATTCTATCAACATCCCATTGCAGGAATTACCTGGTCGCATCAGTGAGCTGAAGCAACAAACAGGCAACATAGTTTTATGTTGCGCAAGTGGTGGACGCAGTGGTATTGCAACCCAACTATTGCAAGGACAGGGTTTCAGCAACGTATACAACGGCGGTGGCTGGACAGATGTGAACTATTGGAAAAACAATTAA
- a CDS encoding DUF2892 domain-containing protein, with protein MNSNMGNIDKLIRIVAAIIIGVLYFTGAVTGTSAIILLAVSAIFLLTSFAGFCPLYYPFKISTKKK; from the coding sequence ATGAATAGTAACATGGGTAATATTGACAAGCTGATAAGAATAGTTGCAGCTATCATTATCGGGGTATTATATTTCACGGGCGCTGTCACAGGTACTAGTGCAATAATATTACTGGCAGTATCTGCCATATTTTTACTGACCAGCTTCGCCGGTTTCTGCCCATTATATTACCCATTCAAGATCAGTACAAAGAAAAAATAA
- a CDS encoding rhodanese-like domain-containing protein yields the protein MIQILKKLFSSGPAVDFAELTKNGAQIIDVRTRQEYAGGHIKGSVNIPLNELQANLKKIKKDKAVITCCASGMRSSSARGILKSNGFTEVHNGGGWMSLQSKLR from the coding sequence ATGATACAGATACTAAAAAAATTATTCAGCAGCGGCCCTGCAGTAGACTTTGCGGAGCTGACAAAGAACGGCGCACAGATCATTGACGTGCGCACCCGCCAGGAGTATGCAGGTGGCCATATTAAAGGCAGTGTAAATATACCGCTGAATGAGTTGCAGGCTAACCTGAAAAAAATCAAGAAAGATAAAGCGGTTATCACTTGTTGTGCATCTGGTATGCGTAGTTCTTCTGCAAGAGGTATATTGAAGTCAAACGGATTTACCGAAGTGCATAATGGTGGTGGCTGGATGAGCCTGCAAAGCAAACTGAGATAA
- a CDS encoding PKD domain-containing protein, whose amino-acid sequence MSSKTLIIWLSGLLCLPFIVWAGEGGELDFVPNRGQWAEPVVYKAGVQGGYVYFTKHGFRYSFYSTADMQRIHDHANDTSYTDETISCHAYDVLFTGSNQPVIDGNDARSYYHNYFLGNDPGRWASEVPVYSAVTYAGLYDNIDMRVYSKGTSLKYDMVVHPGGRTQDIRMTFDGVTPYLDNRGQLQIVTTVNTVTEQAPFAYQVVNNRQVAVRCDFVLSGNEVSFSFPDGYDRTADLVVDPALIFATYTGSTGDLWAYCATYDLYGNFYSSSEAYAPGFPVSLGAFQASYLYHDIAINKYDVTGSSLLYSTYCGGTYKEHTTAMIVNNNNELVISGQTYSSDFPVTNGAYDMSFNADSMRSDIFVTVFNTNGTGLVGSTFIGGSGTDGIAPYAFHDNDQNKSGLSVDPQDNIYVGATTFSKDFPVTPGAVISSPGSSYDGVVFKLSRTCGHLYYSTYLGGDHQDCIYDCKYAGNGKLVVCGRSISTDFPLSSNAYSDSGNAFVTILNSTGTAVVASTRLGNYSESALKVSLDEMDKVFVCGNNDTNFIIHNATFYQPKGKIFIAKLMPDLDSLILSTKIVNTPKPGVTGFVNICGDMVGSVYVKDSSNLPLTANAYQSDFAVYYFFHISPAMDSLIYATYYGVPHDLGGHTHGSSAIDTTGVIWMSSCNQASKHLISGTSGSYCPNSKSRPFLDNDHLSVKFDMDVLAVKPIAEGNVIDSSCMHTDVYFHNLSRYSYSWLWRFGDGDSSFVKNPVHKYDSSGTFIVTLEAYNPYSCKVVDILLDTIYIDSIEINAKLYAKDTACLHEKVSMYNYSTNAQTYYWQFGDGDTSTAINPVHVYNKGGTFRIMLVAYNPDLCNSIDTVYRNITIDDTDPGAAFSTSRTIACVDMPIQFQNSSARAVTFYWDFGDGNSSQLQNPAHSYNTWGIQNAMLIATNTALCVPNDTAYVPVEIKEPLRIELADSFICSDSITDWGVKLIHANQYVTYKWEPANAILSASDGQYVTVNPKISTKYFITVSDSITGLCSHVRRDTGNLIIVPYPSETYAFANTPLCEHDTLRLEAGSNSGMQGLVYNWTGPQSFQEGGQHVARTSLNRTHSGIYTVGIDNQGCTVFEEVEVLVKPAPQVKASSNSPLLTGRELKLYMESDMTPDSLEWGGPDNFFSTDSSPVISPVTLAAIGTYTLKVMVNGCIGGAITHVSVDEPDSQYIRLYPNPNNGTFYLEGRGHNEQQVKILILNSIGQRLYYTTATTEKKNFRKKIVLPAVSEGMYMLYMLMDGEYWPIPFIIAGK is encoded by the coding sequence GTGTCGTCTAAAACCCTCATTATATGGCTGTCGGGTTTGCTTTGCCTGCCCTTTATTGTATGGGCGGGTGAGGGAGGCGAACTTGATTTCGTGCCTAACAGAGGGCAATGGGCAGAACCTGTGGTATACAAAGCAGGTGTGCAGGGTGGGTATGTCTATTTTACTAAACACGGTTTCAGGTACAGCTTCTACAGTACTGCCGATATGCAGCGTATACACGACCATGCGAACGATACTTCTTATACGGACGAGACCATTTCTTGCCATGCATATGATGTGTTGTTTACAGGTAGTAATCAGCCTGTAATTGACGGGAATGATGCGCGAAGTTATTATCACAATTATTTTTTGGGGAATGATCCTGGCAGGTGGGCTTCTGAAGTGCCGGTTTATAGTGCTGTAACTTATGCCGGGCTGTATGATAATATTGATATGCGTGTATACAGCAAAGGTACATCTCTGAAATATGATATGGTGGTACACCCCGGGGGCAGAACGCAGGATATACGTATGACATTCGATGGTGTTACTCCATATTTGGATAACCGCGGTCAACTGCAGATAGTAACTACCGTAAATACAGTTACAGAGCAGGCCCCATTTGCCTACCAGGTGGTCAATAACAGGCAAGTTGCCGTCAGGTGTGATTTTGTTTTGTCAGGCAACGAGGTCTCATTCTCATTTCCGGATGGTTATGACCGCACTGCAGATCTGGTAGTGGATCCGGCATTGATATTTGCAACCTACACAGGCTCAACTGGCGACCTTTGGGCATATTGTGCTACCTATGACCTGTACGGCAATTTCTACTCCTCGTCCGAGGCCTATGCACCCGGTTTCCCCGTTTCTTTAGGGGCTTTCCAGGCCAGCTACCTATACCACGACATCGCTATAAACAAATATGATGTAACCGGCAGCTCACTACTATATTCTACCTATTGCGGCGGAACTTATAAAGAACACACCACTGCAATGATTGTAAATAATAATAATGAATTAGTTATTTCTGGACAAACCTATTCCAGCGATTTCCCGGTGACAAATGGGGCGTATGATATGAGCTTTAATGCTGACTCGATGCGAAGCGATATATTCGTCACTGTTTTCAATACCAATGGCACAGGCCTTGTAGGCTCAACCTTTATAGGCGGTTCGGGAACAGACGGAATAGCTCCATATGCATTTCATGACAACGACCAGAACAAAAGCGGTTTGAGTGTTGACCCGCAGGACAACATTTATGTAGGTGCAACTACTTTTTCAAAGGATTTCCCTGTAACACCCGGGGCTGTTATTTCATCACCCGGCTCCTCATATGATGGGGTTGTGTTCAAACTTTCGCGCACTTGCGGTCACTTGTATTACAGTACTTACCTGGGTGGCGATCACCAGGATTGTATTTATGATTGTAAATATGCAGGCAATGGCAAACTGGTAGTTTGTGGCCGATCCATCAGTACAGACTTCCCCTTGTCTAGTAATGCATACTCAGATTCTGGCAATGCTTTTGTTACGATACTTAATAGTACAGGCACTGCTGTGGTTGCCTCAACACGGCTGGGTAATTACTCTGAGAGTGCGTTGAAGGTGAGCCTGGACGAAATGGACAAAGTGTTTGTGTGCGGTAATAATGATACGAACTTTATCATTCATAATGCTACATTCTATCAGCCCAAAGGAAAGATATTTATTGCTAAACTCATGCCCGACCTGGACTCGCTGATACTGAGTACCAAGATAGTGAACACTCCTAAACCAGGTGTAACCGGTTTTGTGAATATTTGTGGCGACATGGTTGGCTCGGTGTATGTAAAAGACTCCAGCAACCTGCCTTTGACTGCAAATGCCTATCAATCAGATTTTGCGGTGTATTATTTCTTCCATATCAGCCCGGCAATGGATTCGCTTATTTACGCAACCTATTATGGTGTACCACACGACCTGGGAGGGCACACACATGGTAGCAGCGCAATAGATACAACAGGGGTCATATGGATGTCATCTTGTAACCAGGCTTCAAAACACCTGATAAGTGGTACCTCGGGTAGTTATTGTCCCAACAGCAAGAGCAGGCCTTTTTTAGACAACGACCACCTGAGTGTGAAGTTTGACATGGATGTACTGGCTGTAAAACCAATAGCTGAAGGTAATGTTATCGACTCCTCGTGCATGCATACCGATGTGTATTTTCACAACCTGTCGCGGTATTCATATAGCTGGCTGTGGCGTTTTGGAGATGGTGATTCAAGCTTTGTGAAGAACCCGGTACATAAGTATGATAGCTCGGGTACATTCATCGTAACCTTAGAGGCATATAATCCATACTCATGCAAAGTAGTAGATATTTTACTTGATACCATATACATAGACAGCATAGAAATAAATGCGAAACTATATGCTAAGGATACGGCCTGCCTGCACGAAAAAGTATCTATGTATAATTACTCTACCAATGCACAGACATACTATTGGCAGTTTGGTGATGGGGATACTTCAACGGCCATAAACCCGGTACATGTTTATAACAAAGGTGGTACTTTCAGGATAATGTTGGTGGCCTACAACCCGGACCTATGTAATTCGATCGATACAGTTTACAGGAATATTACAATAGATGATACCGATCCGGGGGCTGCTTTTAGTACCAGCAGAACCATAGCATGTGTTGATATGCCCATACAGTTTCAGAATAGTTCAGCAAGGGCAGTAACCTTTTACTGGGACTTTGGAGATGGTAACAGCTCGCAGTTACAGAACCCTGCACATAGCTACAATACCTGGGGCATACAGAATGCCATGCTGATAGCAACGAATACAGCACTCTGCGTGCCGAACGATACGGCATATGTACCTGTTGAAATAAAGGAACCATTGAGAATAGAACTGGCCGATAGTTTTATTTGCAGCGACAGTATTACAGACTGGGGTGTAAAATTGATACACGCCAACCAGTATGTTACCTATAAATGGGAGCCTGCCAATGCCATCCTTTCTGCATCTGATGGGCAGTACGTTACCGTAAATCCGAAAATATCCACTAAGTATTTTATTACGGTAAGCGATTCCATAACGGGATTATGCAGCCATGTGCGTCGCGACACAGGCAACCTTATTATTGTACCATATCCTTCGGAGACCTATGCTTTTGCCAATACACCTTTGTGCGAACACGATACACTAAGGCTGGAAGCTGGCAGTAACTCAGGTATGCAGGGCCTGGTATACAACTGGACCGGCCCGCAAAGTTTCCAGGAGGGTGGTCAGCATGTAGCACGCACCTCGCTGAACCGTACTCACAGCGGTATTTATACGGTGGGTATAGATAACCAGGGATGTACCGTATTTGAAGAGGTAGAAGTATTAGTTAAGCCTGCCCCGCAGGTAAAAGCCAGTAGCAATAGCCCGTTGCTGACAGGCCGGGAGTTGAAGTTGTATATGGAATCCGACATGACACCTGACTCGTTAGAGTGGGGCGGGCCGGATAATTTCTTTTCTACGGATTCCTCCCCTGTCATATCGCCGGTTACACTCGCGGCAATAGGTACCTATACACTTAAGGTGATGGTAAATGGTTGTATTGGCGGAGCTATAACTCATGTGTCGGTAGATGAGCCGGATAGCCAGTATATACGGTTGTATCCTAACCCCAACAACGGAACATTTTATTTAGAGGGTAGGGGCCACAATGAGCAACAGGTAAAAATACTGATACTCAACTCCATAGGTCAGCGCTTGTACTATACGACAGCTACTACAGAGAAAAAGAATTTCAGGAAGAAGATAGTATTGCCGGCAGTTTCTGAGGGCATGTATATGCTGTATATGCTTATGGATGGTGAGTACTGGCCGATACCGTTTATAATAGCAGGAAAGTGA
- a CDS encoding T9SS type A sorting domain-containing protein codes for MEKQLLSTTHMHRYLNYFSCFVLMFFISIKAFAIPPSITAQPANTSACAPATIAFVVNASNTTSYQWQVNDGGGFVNVVNGGVYSGATTNVLHLNSAPASMDGYLYRCIATGPDAPAAISNSATLNVYTQAVITTEPAISTTVCDGDNVNYTVTATGSGLSYQWYTYVSGSAVPITNGGIYSGATTATLTITGITTGVNTTTYQYHCIVTGTCNLDATNTLLLNVKAKPTITSNPVNVTVCSGDDASFEVSATGPNRTFQWQVSYNGVNWANLTNSGGYSNVTTSKMTVTSIPSMHGSKYRCVVSADCPPQAISAFATLSVNNTLNITTQPVNSTICPGTGASFFVTATGTNLSYQWQVLPGGAGTWTNLANAGIYSGVTTNILHLTNVTAAYNNNWYRCVVNGDCSPATPSNPGVLTLYSPVVITGQPAVSSTICSGGNKTYTVTATGSGLTYQWYRKNGASNDPITNGGIYSGATTPTLQITGITTGSSASTYQYHCIVTGTCNIASTNTLLLNVNALPAVVTDPIDETTCSGNDAFFDVSATGTNLTYQWQVSYNSGNWANLTNTGGYVNVTTPNMKVTTSQSLNGTKYRCVVSGACTPPDTSASALLTIYAPLTITSQPGNDTICPGGSTSFRVLATGGSGLTYQWQVSTNGGSNWNNVTNGGVYANATTNMLGVSNVTTGMNNYLYRCLIDELCSPVLISGSGRLNVYNPAVITAEPPKNTTICSGGNVVYGVKATGAGLSYQWYVHNGLTNIPLTNGGIYSGATTDTLRITGITAAPSAATKEYHCLVTGTCNTASTQTLILNINALPAITSNPVNDTACAGNDASFAITETGTGTTYQWQVSYNGTTWTNLANTGGYTNVTTREMKVTTINGMDGSMYRCVVSGTCTPPAISASAKLKVYSPLAIITQPSNEGVCPGGSTAFVVVADGTDLTYQWQVHNGTNWTNLTNTGVYSGATTSVLTLSNLTPANNNGRYRCIVNGKCSLPTTSGEGHLDVYTPVAITNSGSIPVNTTICSGGSMSYTVNVTGSNPTYQWYVNNGTGYVPVANGGIYSGATSATLYISGITTNVTATTRHYHCIVTGPCNTASTNTLHLTINALPVITSQPVNSTICEGGSANYSITATGTAISYQWQFHNGTAWTNITNGGIYSNATTNTLAIVGAGASLNNTPYRCVVSGACTPPVSSASARLYINTAPVVIQSPYSSTICSGDNTSFTIAAIGTAPTYQWQVDNGSGWMNVTNGGIYSNATTATLNLTAVTTAVNGYKYRCVVSGTCSPTATSAAGTLTVNQPTVITANPVDKTICENQTASFEVAATGKTLTYQWQEFNGSSWANIANAGSYSGANTNKLVMVYIGASKNGYKYRCIVGGACAPLSVTSAEAVLTVNSYVVITTQPSSTAVCSGGNTSLSVSATGTGISYQWYGYNGTSFQPLSNTGNYSGVTTATLGISGLTATTTATYTYYCRLIGACNSLSTNTTIITVNTLPVVTSSPANVTVCDSSDNITFSAAGTGTGLTYQWQEDNGTGWTNLSNGTNVAGATTNTLLLKKVSVAMSANQYRCVLSGTCSPGATSGAATLTVNPLVVPSVSISASATNICAGTLVTCTATPVNGGATPTYQWTVKGVNVGTNNAAYTTTSLADLDYVACNMVTSHACPTRTDVNSNVVTMHVTSYQTPTATVMSVAGDTVCSGIMDTFNVTTTYGGAAPTYQWQVNGVDVASTSNSYATDSLKNGDAVRCILTSNFMCPTSATVSSNNVDMVVNQTTLATVSIAGSADTNVCDGKMVTFTAAGTNGGASPAYQWIRNGKDLFGETNQTYSVANLQSNDVLACRYTSSAECVFPVESDTLHITVDQPVAATVDLKVSYNGNNSYTFTAIPVNGGTSPTYQWDLNGTTVQGVTGPVYTTDQLIVTDKIRVMMTSSHPCVISQNVFSRRVTTGIGGQESLVGDLKLYPNPNNGKFIISGEYEGVGIETAKITIVNAMGQLIHTSEAQIISGKLQHEVSLNGDPASGMYMMRIELNGKQDIRRFTITK; via the coding sequence ATGGAAAAGCAATTACTATCAACCACACACATGCACCGGTATCTAAACTATTTTTCCTGTTTTGTACTGATGTTCTTTATTTCGATCAAGGCGTTTGCGATACCGCCATCCATCACAGCGCAACCTGCTAATACTTCTGCCTGTGCTCCTGCTACTATAGCCTTTGTAGTGAATGCGAGTAACACGACAAGTTATCAATGGCAGGTAAATGACGGCGGCGGGTTCGTCAACGTAGTTAATGGAGGTGTATATTCAGGAGCTACTACTAATGTATTGCACCTGAACAGTGCGCCTGCTAGTATGGACGGCTACCTTTACAGGTGTATCGCTACAGGACCCGACGCGCCTGCAGCGATATCAAACAGCGCCACACTGAATGTGTATACACAGGCTGTGATTACAACAGAACCGGCAATATCCACTACAGTTTGTGACGGAGACAATGTAAACTATACGGTAACAGCCACAGGTTCCGGTCTGTCTTACCAATGGTACACGTATGTTAGCGGTAGCGCTGTGCCAATTACCAACGGAGGTATCTATTCCGGCGCTACTACAGCCACTCTTACTATCACAGGTATCACTACCGGTGTCAATACTACAACTTACCAGTACCACTGTATTGTAACCGGTACCTGTAACCTGGATGCTACCAATACACTGTTGCTGAATGTAAAAGCGAAGCCGACAATTACCAGCAATCCTGTTAACGTTACTGTGTGTTCAGGAGATGATGCATCTTTCGAGGTATCGGCCACAGGACCTAACCGTACATTTCAGTGGCAGGTGTCATATAATGGTGTTAACTGGGCAAACCTGACCAACAGTGGTGGTTATTCTAATGTCACTACTTCTAAAATGACGGTGACATCAATACCTTCCATGCATGGTTCAAAATACCGTTGTGTTGTCAGTGCGGATTGCCCGCCACAGGCTATATCAGCGTTTGCAACGTTGAGTGTTAATAATACACTTAATATTACTACTCAGCCGGTTAATTCGACTATTTGTCCGGGTACAGGAGCTTCGTTTTTTGTAACTGCTACTGGCACAAATCTTAGCTATCAATGGCAGGTGCTACCTGGTGGTGCAGGTACCTGGACGAACTTGGCTAATGCAGGTATTTATAGTGGAGTGACTACAAATATCCTGCACCTGACAAACGTCACCGCGGCTTACAACAATAACTGGTACAGGTGTGTTGTTAATGGAGATTGTTCTCCGGCAACACCATCTAATCCGGGAGTGCTCACTTTATATAGTCCTGTTGTGATCACCGGCCAACCCGCAGTGTCCAGTACCATATGCAGCGGAGGTAATAAAACCTATACAGTAACGGCTACAGGATCGGGTCTTACCTACCAGTGGTACAGAAAAAATGGTGCAAGCAATGATCCGATAACTAATGGTGGTATCTATTCCGGTGCTACAACACCAACATTACAGATCACTGGTATTACTACCGGTTCATCAGCAAGTACATATCAATATCACTGTATTGTTACAGGTACGTGTAACATAGCATCAACGAATACGCTGTTGCTCAATGTAAATGCACTGCCTGCAGTTGTAACAGACCCTATAGATGAAACAACATGTTCAGGAAATGACGCGTTTTTTGATGTTTCTGCTACCGGTACTAACCTGACTTACCAGTGGCAGGTATCGTACAACAGCGGCAACTGGGCAAATCTGACTAATACCGGAGGGTATGTGAATGTAACAACGCCTAATATGAAAGTAACTACTTCACAATCATTAAACGGTACAAAATATCGTTGTGTTGTTAGTGGCGCCTGTACACCGCCCGATACATCGGCAAGTGCATTACTTACCATATATGCTCCGCTCACCATTACTTCGCAACCGGGTAATGACACTATATGCCCGGGAGGATCCACATCGTTCAGGGTATTGGCAACCGGGGGATCCGGACTTACCTATCAGTGGCAGGTGAGCACTAATGGAGGTAGCAACTGGAATAACGTAACCAATGGTGGCGTGTATGCTAATGCTACGACGAATATGCTGGGCGTTTCCAATGTGACAACCGGTATGAATAACTACCTGTATCGCTGCCTGATTGACGAATTGTGTTCACCTGTACTTATTTCAGGTTCAGGTAGGCTGAATGTATATAACCCTGCAGTAATTACTGCGGAGCCACCGAAAAATACTACGATTTGCAGTGGCGGTAACGTGGTGTATGGTGTGAAGGCAACAGGTGCCGGCCTGAGCTATCAGTGGTATGTTCATAATGGTTTAACCAATATACCTTTGACCAATGGTGGTATCTACTCAGGTGCTACGACTGATACATTAAGGATAACGGGGATAACGGCAGCACCATCAGCGGCTACAAAAGAATATCACTGCCTGGTAACAGGTACATGTAATACGGCTTCTACACAAACATTGATACTAAATATTAATGCACTGCCGGCGATAACTTCAAATCCGGTGAACGATACAGCTTGCGCAGGTAATGACGCATCATTTGCCATAACAGAAACAGGAACGGGAACTACCTATCAATGGCAGGTTTCATACAATGGTACTACATGGACGAACCTTGCTAATACGGGGGGGTATACCAATGTAACTACCAGGGAGATGAAAGTAACTACCATAAACGGTATGGACGGCTCGATGTATCGTTGCGTTGTAAGCGGCACATGCACTCCGCCTGCAATTTCCGCATCTGCAAAGCTGAAAGTATATAGCCCATTGGCTATCATAACCCAGCCAAGCAATGAAGGTGTTTGCCCGGGGGGGTCTACTGCTTTTGTTGTAGTAGCAGACGGTACCGATCTTACTTACCAATGGCAGGTACATAATGGCACAAACTGGACAAACCTGACCAACACAGGAGTATATTCAGGTGCTACTACGTCTGTGTTAACGTTAAGCAATCTTACTCCTGCTAATAATAACGGAAGATACAGGTGTATTGTAAACGGTAAATGTTCTTTGCCGACCACATCGGGAGAAGGTCACCTGGATGTGTATACACCGGTTGCTATTACCAACTCAGGTTCAATACCTGTAAATACAACGATATGCAGCGGTGGCAGTATGAGTTATACTGTTAATGTAACTGGCTCCAATCCAACCTACCAGTGGTATGTAAACAATGGAACTGGTTATGTGCCGGTTGCCAACGGGGGTATTTATTCAGGTGCAACTTCTGCTACACTATATATTTCAGGCATTACAACAAACGTAACGGCAACTACACGTCATTATCACTGTATAGTAACAGGTCCTTGCAATACAGCATCAACCAACACGCTGCACCTTACTATAAATGCATTGCCTGTTATTACATCACAACCGGTTAACAGCACTATATGCGAAGGTGGTTCTGCTAATTACAGTATTACAGCTACAGGAACAGCCATATCTTACCAATGGCAATTCCACAATGGTACTGCATGGACGAACATTACCAATGGAGGTATTTATTCTAATGCAACAACTAATACACTTGCGATAGTAGGTGCGGGAGCTTCGCTGAATAATACGCCTTATCGTTGCGTCGTATCAGGCGCTTGTACGCCTCCGGTAAGTTCAGCCTCAGCACGGTTATATATCAACACCGCGCCTGTAGTGATACAGAGCCCTTATTCAAGTACCATTTGTTCAGGTGATAATACTTCATTTACTATAGCTGCTATAGGCACCGCGCCCACTTATCAGTGGCAGGTTGATAATGGTAGCGGCTGGATGAATGTTACAAATGGTGGTATCTATTCAAATGCTACTACTGCAACTTTGAACCTGACAGCAGTAACTACCGCTGTAAACGGTTACAAATACCGTTGCGTGGTATCGGGTACATGTTCGCCAACTGCAACATCGGCAGCTGGTACGCTCACCGTTAACCAACCTACAGTGATAACGGCTAACCCGGTAGATAAAACGATATGTGAAAATCAGACAGCGTCGTTTGAGGTAGCTGCAACAGGGAAAACACTGACCTATCAATGGCAGGAGTTTAATGGCAGCAGCTGGGCTAATATAGCTAACGCAGGCAGCTACTCCGGTGCTAATACCAATAAATTGGTTATGGTTTACATAGGCGCATCAAAGAATGGCTATAAATATAGGTGTATCGTTGGTGGTGCTTGTGCTCCTTTGTCTGTTACGTCAGCAGAAGCAGTTCTGACCGTTAATTCATATGTGGTTATTACGACTCAACCTTCTTCAACTGCTGTGTGTAGTGGTGGTAATACGTCACTGAGTGTGTCTGCAACCGGTACTGGTATCAGCTACCAGTGGTATGGTTATAATGGTACATCATTCCAGCCTCTGAGCAATACGGGCAATTACTCGGGTGTTACTACTGCGACGTTAGGTATCAGCGGACTGACAGCTACTACAACCGCGACATACACTTACTATTGCCGACTGATTGGCGCCTGCAATTCGTTATCTACCAACACTACGATCATAACGGTCAATACACTTCCGGTAGTAACGTCTAGTCCTGCTAATGTAACAGTTTGTGATTCTTCAGATAATATCACTTTCTCTGCAGCCGGTACAGGTACCGGACTGACCTACCAATGGCAGGAAGACAACGGAACTGGGTGGACCAACCTGAGCAATGGTACCAATGTTGCAGGTGCCACAACAAATACATTGCTGTTGAAAAAGGTATCCGTAGCAATGAGTGCCAACCAATATCGTTGTGTGTTGAGTGGTACATGTTCGCCTGGCGCTACTTCAGGTGCTGCTACCTTAACTGTAAATCCATTAGTGGTTCCGTCAGTAAGTATTTCTGCAAGCGCAACCAATATATGTGCCGGTACGCTGGTGACATGTACAGCCACACCGGTAAATGGAGGAGCCACTCCGACATATCAATGGACCGTAAAAGGAGTAAACGTAGGTACAAACAATGCTGCTTATACTACTACATCACTGGCAGACCTTGACTATGTGGCTTGTAATATGGTTACCAGTCATGCTTGCCCTACACGTACCGATGTGAACAGTAATGTGGTAACAATGCATGTAACATCTTACCAAACTCCGACTGCTACTGTAATGTCGGTAGCGGGCGACACAGTTTGTTCAGGTATTATGGACACGTTTAACGTCACTACTACCTATGGGGGAGCAGCGCCTACCTATCAATGGCAGGTGAATGGTGTGGATGTAGCCAGTACAAGCAACAGCTATGCAACAGATAGCCTGAAGAACGGTGATGCAGTGCGTTGTATCCTGACCAGCAATTTTATGTGTCCTACATCTGCTACTGTCAGCAGTAACAACGTAGATATGGTGGTTAACCAGACAACATTGGCTACCGTGTCAATTGCTGGTTCTGCAGATACAAATGTTTGTGACGGCAAAATGGTGACATTTACGGCTGCAGGTACTAACGGAGGAGCATCTCCTGCATACCAGTGGATAAGGAATGGTAAAGACTTGTTTGGAGAAACCAACCAAACATACTCTGTGGCCAACCTGCAAAGCAATGATGTTTTAGCTTGTCGTTATACCAGCAGTGCTGAGTGTGTGTTCCCGGTAGAAAGTGATACGTTACATATAACAGTTGATCAGCCGGTAGCTGCCACGGTAGACCTGAAAGTGTCTTACAACGGAAACAACAGCTATACATTTACGGCAATACCTGTAAATGGTGGTACAAGCCCTACCTATCAGTGGGATCTGAATGGTACGACGGTACAAGGTGTTACAGGCCCTGTTTATACGACAGATCAACTGATAGTAACCGATAAGATACGTGTGATGATGACCAGCAGTCATCCGTGTGTTATTTCACAGAATGTGTTCAGTCGCAGGGTGACAACGGGTATCGGTGGACAGGAAAGCCTGGTAGGCGACCTGAAACTGTACCCTAACCCGAACAATGGTAAGTTCATTATTTCAGGTGAATATGAAGGTGTGGGTATTGAAACCGCTAAGATAACTATCGTAAATGCAATGGGCCAACTGATACATACATCTGAAGCACAGATCATCTCAGGTAAACTGCAACATGAAGTGAGCCTGAACGGTGACCCTGCATCAGGAATGTACATGATGCGCATTGAGCTGAATGGTAAACAAGATATCAGGAGGTTCACAATAACTAAGTAA